One genomic segment of Burkholderiaceae bacterium includes these proteins:
- a CDS encoding DUF2169 domain-containing protein translates to MKVFKPLAISVLARPFEFRDRTMLGLTGLVCVGMGAIPEVFPETQLWPLWASRPESAAPLDECIPRSRSEYLVSGVAYPPGPAQRACAVEVEVGRLQKRLLVHGDRFWNGATPSEPQPFESIPLTWSRAFGGQEVTENPLGRGAGPTNEAGVRLHWLPNVEDPRCPVTSPRERVQPAGLGPIDPLWPQRKCHQGTYDDAWLKTQFPAIAADTDWRFFNVAPDDQQQDAPFTGTEAYAFRHLHPAKAQLKGQLPGLCMRAFVTQRVGQQEKFKEIKTRLNTLWFFPDAERVILAFQGMHEIAEDDGADVVHLLAAIERLGQPRSAEHYLHVRDKRLDKNNGVIEALREDDLMPADLVVPLVDFSPRENRALERGQRRAEQERARARDEVASHGLDPDAHAPPAKGEPEPQVRSLDDLLRMRADIESKAEKTRQQAERQKAESLRETQALFQKQGLDFGPIEREMAGLQTRGPPKPFVDDLLGSFRDHIAAGQGSKAGKAGVVELEQMVVDGPLQSGWREGEAKQLLAYRLTAHYQPPVDRLAGEAAQALRRRVAAHHAAGGGFARWDLTGADLSGLDLTGANFEGALMERTNLSGTNLRGANLRGVVLAHADLLSTQLQHAALAGANLGAAHIVKSDFEGADLRAAIFAKAQLDGVSWRDTQLDDVRLEDARMLGVDCAGARADTLITFHQLDLRGFSFARARLRRAAFIECDVSGVDFSGSAFDKCAFVTLKAQGADFSDMRIESGCFAQECDLQRCNFSAALLPGLSFRGARLADADFRAARLSGCDFSECDLSGASLAGCDARQARFVRARLVSTSFEGANLMDAVFQHALLDRTDYCQANLFQSDFARVRVAPGVRFDGALTPRMRTYPRWREPAPKGRAP, encoded by the coding sequence ATGAAGGTGTTCAAGCCGCTTGCCATCTCGGTCCTGGCCCGTCCGTTCGAGTTCAGGGATCGGACCATGCTGGGCCTGACTGGGTTGGTTTGCGTCGGCATGGGTGCAATACCCGAGGTGTTTCCCGAAACGCAGCTTTGGCCGCTGTGGGCGTCGCGCCCCGAGTCGGCGGCTCCGCTTGACGAATGCATCCCGCGCAGCCGGTCCGAGTACCTGGTTTCCGGCGTTGCATACCCGCCTGGCCCGGCTCAGCGGGCCTGCGCCGTCGAGGTCGAGGTGGGGCGACTGCAAAAGCGCCTGCTGGTGCATGGCGATCGATTCTGGAACGGCGCCACACCCTCTGAACCGCAGCCGTTCGAGTCCATACCCCTGACCTGGTCGCGCGCCTTTGGTGGCCAGGAGGTGACCGAAAACCCCTTGGGCCGCGGTGCTGGGCCGACCAACGAAGCGGGAGTCCGCCTGCACTGGCTGCCCAACGTGGAGGACCCCCGGTGTCCCGTGACTTCACCGCGCGAGCGCGTGCAACCAGCCGGACTGGGCCCCATCGATCCCCTGTGGCCTCAGCGCAAGTGCCATCAGGGCACCTATGACGACGCATGGTTGAAGACTCAGTTTCCGGCCATCGCGGCGGACACCGACTGGCGTTTTTTCAACGTGGCGCCGGACGATCAACAGCAGGATGCCCCTTTTACCGGCACGGAGGCATACGCGTTTCGCCACCTCCATCCGGCGAAAGCGCAGCTGAAGGGGCAACTGCCGGGACTGTGCATGCGGGCGTTCGTCACGCAGCGCGTGGGCCAGCAGGAGAAATTCAAGGAAATCAAGACCCGTCTCAATACCTTGTGGTTCTTTCCCGATGCCGAGCGCGTGATCCTGGCTTTCCAGGGCATGCACGAGATCGCCGAGGACGACGGCGCCGATGTCGTGCATTTGCTGGCGGCCATCGAGCGCCTGGGCCAACCGCGGTCGGCCGAGCACTATCTGCACGTGCGCGACAAGCGGCTGGACAAGAACAACGGCGTCATCGAGGCGCTGCGCGAGGACGATCTGATGCCGGCCGACCTGGTGGTGCCGCTGGTTGACTTTTCTCCGCGCGAGAACCGGGCGCTGGAGCGCGGGCAAAGGCGTGCGGAGCAGGAGCGTGCCCGGGCGCGTGACGAGGTGGCCAGCCATGGGCTGGACCCCGACGCGCATGCCCCGCCCGCCAAGGGGGAGCCGGAACCCCAGGTGCGCAGCCTGGACGATTTGCTGCGCATGCGCGCGGACATCGAGTCGAAAGCAGAAAAAACCAGACAGCAGGCCGAGCGCCAGAAGGCCGAGAGCCTGCGTGAGACCCAGGCGCTGTTTCAGAAGCAGGGGCTGGATTTCGGCCCCATCGAGCGCGAAATGGCAGGCCTGCAGACGCGGGGCCCACCCAAGCCATTCGTCGACGATCTGCTCGGGAGCTTTCGCGACCACATCGCAGCCGGCCAGGGCAGCAAGGCCGGCAAGGCGGGCGTGGTCGAGCTCGAGCAGATGGTCGTCGATGGCCCACTGCAGTCCGGCTGGCGCGAGGGCGAGGCCAAGCAGCTTCTGGCCTACCGCCTGACGGCGCATTACCAGCCCCCGGTGGATCGGCTGGCCGGTGAGGCGGCGCAGGCACTGCGCCGGCGCGTCGCGGCTCATCATGCGGCCGGCGGCGGCTTTGCCCGCTGGGACTTGACCGGCGCCGACCTGTCGGGCCTCGATCTGACGGGCGCCAATTTCGAGGGTGCCCTGATGGAGCGCACCAACCTGAGCGGCACCAACCTGCGCGGCGCCAACCTGCGCGGCGTGGTGCTGGCCCACGCCGACCTGCTGTCGACCCAGCTGCAGCACGCCGCGCTTGCCGGCGCCAACCTGGGTGCGGCGCACATCGTCAAGTCCGACTTCGAGGGGGCCGATCTCAGGGCTGCCATTTTTGCCAAGGCGCAACTGGACGGTGTCAGCTGGCGCGACACCCAACTGGATGACGTGCGCCTGGAAGATGCACGGATGCTGGGCGTGGACTGTGCCGGCGCCCGTGCCGACACCCTGATCACCTTCCACCAGCTCGACCTGCGGGGCTTCAGCTTTGCCCGGGCGCGGCTGCGGCGTGCCGCGTTCATCGAGTGCGATGTCAGCGGCGTCGATTTCAGTGGCTCGGCGTTCGACAAATGCGCTTTTGTCACGCTGAAGGCGCAGGGCGCCGATTTTTCCGACATGCGTATCGAGTCGGGCTGCTTTGCCCAGGAGTGCGATCTGCAGCGCTGCAATTTCAGCGCTGCCCTGCTGCCAGGCCTGAGCTTTCGCGGCGCCCGGCTCGCCGATGCCGATTTTCGGGCCGCTCGCTTGTCCGGTTGCGACTTCAGCGAGTGCGACTTGAGCGGCGCCAGCCTGGCCGGTTGCGATGCGCGCCAGGCGCGCTTCGTTCGAGCACGGCTGGTATCGACCAGCTTCGAGGGGGCGAACCTGATGGATGCGGTTTTTCAGCATGCGCTGCTTGACCGCACCGACTATTGCCAGGCCAATCTGTTTCAAAGCGATTTCGCTCGCGTGCGCGTCGCGCCGGGCGTGCGCTTTGATGGCGCGCTCACGCCACGCATGCGGACCTATCCGCGGTGGCGCGAGCCTGCGCCAAAGGGGCGCGCGCCATGA
- the tssI gene encoding type VI secretion system tip protein VgrG, producing MADELFQIKGDAPAVPDLKFWSVLGHESLSRSAHYELTVLSENKSIAAKDVLGYAFDVVVKFQDRSKGWHERHCQGHAVRFLRVRQVGRYFEYRITLRSWFWLLTKRRNSRILQDKPVLDVLDAVFEDSPIKRFKKTRADHVIDPHQPHRYCVQFEESDHDFLSRLLEEEGIYYWFDAHAAPGTMLLADVSSVAHDKLPAESTLDWISLDRGEARFNEISTWIAGKRLDTGKWAATDSNFKTIRKDLGVKLDVSAQHELPDFEAFEFPGDYFTSDDGDMISRRRGDELQSRRERHWAVTGWSDVAAGRSFKYQGDPDASRNGEYIIASCTFVIGHPGYEGLGDGLAAPAASSTFDALLAGDGVSDGSQDVLRGIVESALEPKVGVRGARSFVLGLVTPSVPFRPPRVTPRKRMPGPQSAIVVGPKGEELHVDEFGRVKVHFHWDRYDESNEKSTCWVRVSQPWAGKGWGGYFAPRIGHEVIVDFLNGDPDRPIIMGRVYNDDQPIPYESPTQSGFKTRSTPKGGTSNFNEFRFEDKKGSEQVYLHAEKNYDIEVENDETHHVAHDRSKKVDNNETTKIGVDRTETVGNNEKITIGVNRTESVGVNEDITIGASRTEQVGASETVTVGANRTHTVAASDTLSVGSARTETIGAALTQTVGATVTQTVGAALTQTVGGAITVTSGGPTTFTAAGGFTVIAPGGTKIIDFSLGQIGGQNTILYGFQFNGTAINTEANGLKVETTGFGSAVIGAKLEKVGANLISGTLKVEQIAALEALSNATGIEMDTLKIFL from the coding sequence ATGGCCGATGAATTGTTTCAGATCAAGGGTGACGCGCCCGCCGTGCCCGATCTCAAGTTCTGGAGCGTGCTGGGGCACGAGAGCCTGTCGCGGTCGGCGCACTACGAGCTGACGGTGCTGTCGGAGAACAAGAGCATCGCGGCCAAGGATGTTCTGGGTTACGCCTTCGACGTCGTCGTCAAGTTCCAGGACCGCTCCAAGGGCTGGCACGAGCGCCACTGCCAGGGGCATGCCGTGCGCTTTCTGCGGGTGCGGCAGGTGGGGCGCTACTTCGAGTACCGCATCACCCTGCGCTCGTGGTTCTGGCTGCTGACCAAGCGGCGCAACAGCCGCATCCTGCAGGACAAGCCGGTGCTGGACGTGCTGGATGCCGTGTTCGAGGACAGTCCCATCAAGCGCTTCAAGAAGACCCGCGCCGACCACGTGATCGACCCGCACCAGCCGCACCGCTACTGCGTGCAGTTCGAGGAAAGCGACCACGACTTTCTCTCCCGCCTGCTGGAAGAAGAAGGCATCTACTACTGGTTCGACGCGCACGCCGCACCCGGCACCATGCTGCTGGCCGATGTCAGCAGCGTGGCCCATGACAAGCTGCCGGCCGAGAGCACGCTGGACTGGATTTCGCTCGACCGCGGCGAGGCGCGCTTCAACGAGATCAGCACCTGGATCGCCGGCAAACGCCTGGACACCGGCAAGTGGGCAGCCACCGACAGCAATTTCAAGACCATCCGCAAGGATCTGGGCGTCAAGCTCGACGTGTCGGCCCAGCACGAGCTGCCCGATTTCGAGGCGTTCGAGTTTCCGGGGGACTACTTCACCAGCGACGACGGCGACATGATCAGCCGGCGCCGTGGCGACGAACTGCAGTCCCGGCGCGAGCGGCATTGGGCCGTGACCGGGTGGTCCGACGTGGCCGCAGGGCGCAGCTTCAAGTACCAAGGCGACCCGGATGCCAGCCGCAACGGCGAATACATCATCGCCTCGTGCACCTTCGTGATCGGTCACCCGGGCTACGAAGGTCTGGGAGACGGCCTGGCGGCGCCGGCCGCATCCAGCACCTTCGATGCCTTGCTGGCCGGCGATGGGGTGAGCGATGGCAGCCAGGACGTGCTGCGCGGCATCGTCGAATCGGCCCTGGAGCCCAAGGTGGGCGTGCGCGGCGCGCGATCCTTCGTGCTGGGCCTGGTCACGCCGTCCGTGCCTTTCAGGCCGCCGCGCGTGACGCCGCGCAAACGCATGCCGGGCCCGCAGTCGGCCATCGTGGTGGGCCCCAAAGGTGAAGAGTTGCACGTGGATGAGTTCGGCCGTGTCAAGGTGCACTTCCACTGGGATCGCTACGACGAAAGCAACGAGAAATCCACCTGCTGGGTGCGCGTGTCGCAGCCCTGGGCGGGCAAGGGCTGGGGCGGCTACTTCGCGCCCCGCATCGGCCACGAAGTGATCGTCGATTTTCTCAACGGCGATCCGGACCGCCCCATCATCATGGGCCGCGTCTACAACGACGACCAGCCTATCCCCTACGAGTCGCCCACGCAAAGCGGCTTCAAGACGCGCTCCACGCCCAAGGGCGGCACCAGCAATTTCAACGAGTTTCGGTTCGAGGACAAGAAGGGAAGCGAGCAGGTTTATCTGCACGCCGAGAAAAATTACGACATCGAGGTCGAGAACGATGAAACCCATCACGTGGCTCACGACCGCAGCAAGAAGGTGGACAACAACGAGACCACCAAGATTGGTGTCGACCGCACCGAAACCGTTGGCAACAACGAGAAGATCACGATTGGCGTGAACCGCACCGAATCGGTCGGCGTCAACGAGGACATCACGATCGGTGCCTCGCGCACCGAACAGGTGGGGGCCAGCGAAACGGTGACGGTCGGCGCCAACCGCACCCACACGGTGGCAGCCAGCGACACGCTGTCGGTTGGCAGCGCCCGCACCGAGACGATCGGCGCCGCGCTCACTCAGACGGTGGGCGCAACAGTGACGCAGACCGTGGGCGCCGCCTTGACGCAAACGGTGGGAGGGGCCATCACCGTGACCTCGGGCGGCCCGACGACGTTTACGGCTGCGGGGGGGTTCACCGTCATTGCGCCGGGGGGCACCAAGATCATTGACTTTTCGCTGGGTCAGATTGGTGGCCAGAACACGATTTTGTACGGCTTTCAATTTAACGGCACGGCCATCAACACCGAAGCCAATGGCCTGAAGGTCGAAACCACCGGATTCGGCTCCGCCGTCATCGGTGCCAAACTTGAAAAAGTGGGGGCCAACCTGATTTCCGGCACCCTCAAGGTCGAGCAAATCGCGGCGCTTGAGGCACTCAGCAACGCGACCGGAATCGAGATGGATACCCTCAAGATCTTCCTGTAG
- the tssH gene encoding type VI secretion system ATPase TssH, which yields MSEISRTALFGKLNPLAYKAIEGATVFCKMRGNPYVELEHWMAQLLQNPESDLQRIVQHYGLDISVLAKDVTAALDRLPRGATAISDFSPHIENAIERAWTYATLQFGEAQVRTGYIVVGMLKTASLRNPLLSISKQFEKVKVEDLADHFAQICDASAESRMRAQDGTGMGSGDVGDETGAMAPAAMGKGEALKKFAVDLTEKARKGEIDPVTGRDDEIRQIVDILMRRRQNNPLLTGEAGVGKTAVVEGFALRLARGDVPPQLKDVKLLSLDIGLLQAGASMKGEFEQRLRSVIDEVQASPTPIILFIDEVHTLIGAGGAAGTGDAANLLKPALARGNLRTVGATTWAEYKKYIEKDPALTRRFQVVQILEPDEARAIGMLRGVASVLEKHHRVQLLDEAIEAAVKLSHRYIPARQLPDKAVSLLDTACARVAVSQHATPPAVEDCQRRIEALTVEQEIIDREAAIGIDVVQRAGQVGALRAEAETELAALQARWQEEKTLVDRLLELRAALRAGAQPVDPPDAIQSGAYGADSTGASGQNDSQNPATDRTEMLTELRELQERIHALQGESPLILPSVDAQAVASVVSDWTGIPVGRMVKNEVEAILQLAGALGQRVIGQQHGLEMIARRIQTSRARLDNPGKPIGVFMLCGTSGVGKTETALALAEALYGGEQNVITINMSEFQEAHTVSTLKGAPPGYVGYGEGGILTEAVRRRPYSVVLLDEVEKAHPDVHEIFFQVFDKGRMEDGEGRMIDFRNTIILLTTNVGSELVMSMCKDPELMPTPEALAEALKGPLMKVFPPALLGRMVTIPYYPLSPEMMKQIVQLQLGRIAKRVQANHGVPFTYTDAVVEQVVARCNDAESGGRVIDAILTNTVLPTISVEYLKRLAGGGAIARVALDVQGSDFSYAFD from the coding sequence ATGAGTGAAATCAGTCGCACCGCACTGTTCGGCAAGCTGAACCCGCTGGCCTACAAGGCCATCGAGGGCGCCACCGTGTTCTGCAAGATGCGCGGCAACCCCTACGTGGAGCTGGAGCACTGGATGGCGCAGCTGCTGCAGAACCCCGAGAGCGACCTGCAGCGCATCGTGCAGCACTACGGGTTGGACATCTCGGTGCTGGCCAAGGACGTGACGGCGGCGCTCGATCGCCTGCCGCGCGGCGCCACCGCCATCAGCGACTTCTCGCCGCACATCGAGAACGCCATCGAGCGCGCCTGGACCTACGCCACCCTGCAGTTCGGCGAGGCGCAGGTGCGCACCGGCTACATCGTGGTGGGCATGCTCAAGACAGCCAGCCTGCGCAACCCGCTGCTCTCGATCAGCAAGCAGTTCGAGAAGGTCAAGGTCGAGGACCTGGCGGACCACTTTGCCCAGATCTGCGATGCCTCGGCCGAATCGAGGATGCGCGCGCAGGACGGCACCGGCATGGGCAGCGGCGACGTCGGTGACGAGACCGGCGCCATGGCCCCCGCGGCGATGGGCAAGGGCGAGGCGCTGAAGAAGTTCGCGGTCGACCTGACCGAGAAGGCCAGAAAGGGCGAGATCGACCCGGTGACCGGCCGCGACGACGAGATTCGGCAGATCGTCGACATCCTGATGCGCCGACGCCAGAACAACCCGCTGCTGACGGGCGAGGCCGGCGTGGGCAAGACGGCGGTGGTCGAAGGCTTTGCCCTGCGCCTGGCGCGCGGCGACGTGCCGCCGCAGCTCAAGGACGTGAAGCTGCTGTCGCTGGACATCGGCCTGCTGCAGGCCGGCGCCAGCATGAAAGGCGAGTTCGAGCAGCGCCTGCGCAGCGTGATCGACGAGGTGCAGGCCTCGCCCACGCCCATCATCCTGTTCATCGACGAGGTCCACACCCTGATCGGCGCGGGTGGCGCCGCCGGCACGGGCGACGCGGCCAACCTGCTCAAGCCGGCGCTGGCGCGCGGCAACCTGCGCACGGTGGGCGCCACCACCTGGGCCGAGTACAAGAAGTACATCGAGAAGGACCCGGCGCTCACGCGGCGCTTTCAGGTGGTGCAGATTCTGGAGCCCGACGAGGCGCGCGCCATCGGCATGCTGCGCGGGGTGGCCAGCGTGCTGGAAAAGCACCACCGCGTGCAGCTGCTCGACGAGGCGATCGAGGCGGCGGTCAAGCTCAGCCACCGCTACATCCCGGCGCGCCAGCTGCCCGACAAGGCTGTCAGCCTGCTGGACACGGCCTGCGCGCGCGTGGCGGTGTCCCAGCACGCCACGCCTCCCGCCGTCGAGGACTGCCAGCGCCGCATCGAGGCGCTCACCGTGGAGCAGGAAATCATCGACCGCGAGGCGGCCATCGGCATCGACGTGGTCCAGCGCGCCGGGCAGGTGGGCGCGCTGCGCGCCGAGGCCGAGACCGAGCTGGCGGCGCTGCAGGCGCGCTGGCAGGAAGAAAAGACGCTGGTCGATCGCCTGCTCGAGCTGCGCGCCGCGCTGCGCGCCGGGGCGCAGCCGGTCGATCCGCCGGATGCTATCCAATCAGGAGCTTATGGGGCAGATTCAACGGGGGCTAGCGGCCAAAATGATTCACAGAATCCGGCCACCGACCGCACCGAGATGCTGACCGAGCTGCGAGAGCTGCAGGAGCGCATCCATGCACTGCAGGGCGAGTCGCCGCTGATCCTGCCCAGCGTCGACGCGCAGGCCGTGGCCTCGGTGGTGTCCGACTGGACGGGCATCCCGGTCGGCCGCATGGTCAAGAACGAGGTCGAGGCCATCCTGCAGCTGGCGGGCGCGCTGGGCCAGCGCGTGATCGGCCAGCAGCATGGGCTGGAGATGATCGCGCGGCGCATCCAGACCAGTCGCGCCCGGCTGGACAACCCCGGCAAGCCGATCGGCGTGTTCATGCTGTGCGGCACCTCGGGCGTGGGCAAGACCGAGACCGCGCTGGCGCTGGCCGAGGCGCTGTACGGCGGCGAGCAGAACGTCATCACCATCAACATGAGCGAGTTCCAGGAGGCGCACACCGTCTCCACGCTCAAGGGCGCGCCGCCGGGCTACGTGGGCTATGGCGAGGGCGGTATCCTGACCGAGGCGGTGCGCCGCCGACCCTACAGCGTGGTGCTGCTCGACGAGGTGGAGAAGGCCCATCCCGACGTGCACGAGATCTTCTTCCAGGTGTTCGACAAGGGCCGCATGGAAGACGGCGAGGGCCGCATGATCGACTTTCGCAACACCATCATCCTGCTGACCACCAACGTGGGCAGCGAGCTGGTGATGAGCATGTGCAAGGACCCGGAGCTGATGCCCACGCCCGAGGCGCTGGCCGAGGCGCTGAAGGGCCCGCTGATGAAGGTGTTTCCCCCCGCGCTGCTGGGCCGCATGGTCACCATCCCCTACTACCCGCTGTCGCCCGAGATGATGAAGCAGATCGTGCAGCTGCAACTGGGCCGAATCGCCAAGCGCGTGCAGGCCAACCACGGCGTGCCCTTCACCTACACCGACGCGGTGGTCGAGCAGGTCGTTGCCCGCTGCAACGACGCCGAGTCGGGTGGCCGCGTGATCGATGCGATCCTCACGAACACCGTTCTGCCCACCATTTCGGTGGAATACCTGAAGCGCCTGGCCGGCGGCGGCGCGATCGCCCGGGTGGCTTTGGACGTGCAGGGCAGCGACTTCAGCTATGCCTTCGATTGA
- the tssG gene encoding type VI secretion system baseplate subunit TssG gives MRNPADPVAQAPERRDADVEGARSRVAAQVQAWSAEPWPLDYFAALRRLEALAAPAPRWGEAPRPTAEALRIGQDPSLSFAPASVSGFEPPARGLAVPRMRQYFFGYLGPNGPLPMHLSDLIRERAHNHGDETWLAFLDSFAHRFSLHFYRAWAQPRAAVALDRPGRDAWRRWVGSFVGIGGAARQRRDAIPDDARLHFSGWLARRVHCAESVEQVVGCFFGVGARLEPWVGQWLPIAPQERTHLGSLGAGPVAARRLGGGAVLGRQVWDRQHRVRLRLGPLDLASYRKFLPHGDALESLRCWMRQLLGDELQWDAELVLRKDQVPATRLGQSRGNAPRLGWVSWLGDRPRQRDATDVRMRAEGHAAGSPAPALLQTASRPSS, from the coding sequence ATGCGGAACCCGGCCGATCCTGTAGCCCAAGCACCCGAGCGGCGGGACGCCGATGTTGAAGGCGCGCGGAGCCGTGTGGCGGCGCAGGTGCAGGCCTGGAGTGCCGAGCCATGGCCGTTGGACTACTTTGCCGCGCTGCGCCGGCTGGAGGCCCTGGCGGCGCCGGCGCCGCGCTGGGGCGAGGCGCCGCGGCCCACTGCCGAGGCGCTGCGCATCGGCCAGGATCCCTCGCTGTCGTTTGCTCCGGCCAGCGTGTCCGGGTTTGAGCCACCGGCGCGCGGCCTGGCGGTGCCGCGCATGCGCCAGTATTTCTTTGGCTACCTCGGTCCCAACGGCCCCTTGCCGATGCATCTGAGCGACCTGATTCGCGAGCGGGCGCACAACCACGGCGATGAAACCTGGCTGGCGTTCCTGGATTCGTTCGCGCACCGCTTTTCTCTGCACTTCTACCGTGCCTGGGCCCAGCCGCGCGCCGCTGTGGCGCTGGACCGTCCGGGCCGCGATGCGTGGCGGCGCTGGGTGGGCTCGTTCGTTGGCATCGGCGGCGCCGCGCGCCAGCGGCGCGACGCCATCCCCGACGATGCGCGGCTGCACTTTTCGGGCTGGCTGGCGCGCCGGGTGCATTGCGCCGAATCGGTGGAGCAGGTCGTCGGCTGCTTCTTCGGGGTGGGGGCGCGGCTGGAGCCATGGGTTGGCCAGTGGCTGCCGATCGCGCCGCAGGAGCGCACCCATCTGGGCAGCCTTGGTGCAGGCCCCGTGGCGGCGCGGCGCCTGGGGGGCGGGGCCGTGCTGGGGCGGCAGGTGTGGGATCGCCAGCACCGCGTGCGTCTGCGGCTGGGCCCGCTGGATCTGGCGAGCTACCGCAAGTTCCTGCCTCATGGCGACGCACTGGAGAGCCTGCGTTGCTGGATGCGCCAATTGCTGGGCGATGAATTGCAGTGGGATGCCGAGCTGGTGCTGCGCAAGGACCAGGTGCCGGCCACTCGCCTGGGCCAGTCGCGCGGCAACGCGCCGCGGCTGGGCTGGGTGTCCTGGCTGGGCGATCGGCCACGCCAGCGCGATGCCACCGACGTGCGCATGCGGGCGGAGGGGCATGCCGCCGGCAGCCCTGCGCCGGCGCTTTTGCAAACGGCGTCCCGCCCTTCGTCTTGA
- the tssF gene encoding type VI secretion system baseplate subunit TssF, giving the protein MDPRLLDLYEHELRYFRESSGEFARAYPKIARRLGLDGPEVADPYVERLIEASAFLSARVMLKLNAEYPRFAAQLLDIVYPHFMAPTPAMLVAECAPKRDDTALASGPVLPRGSALRLRRALGQNTHCEFRTAQDVRIWPIELTQARCFSHAPDLPLARHPGARAVRGGLRLTLRTQGGLPFNQMALDELVLFLGGAGDDVAWPLLECALADPVGVLICAPPAEGAVGAAVQLLGVQGADAMGPVGFAADEAMLPPTATGFSGHRLVQEYFAFAPRFQFVRVTGLGQAVARAPGDVLELVLLFSRARPELESLVTSEHVRLHCVPAVNLFPKRLDRVVVTEQVTEFHLLADRTRPQDFEVHSVTEVIGHGAARAQAGSVNDEPGGHTQVFLPFYAAFHGSRQQHPAYYATSREPRLPSVRQRSQGHRSSHIGSELYLQLVDADQAPYAGTLRQLSVQALCTNRDLPLMVTAGSDTLECVDAFGLSEVRILSGPSRPFSPVVSDGLGWRVVDHLALNYLSLADSNAQEGAAALREMLQLYAGQADESRRGQVQGLLSVVARPVTRRLPVAGPIAFGRGLEVTLTVDPRAFHGHSVFLFGAVLAQYLARHVEVNHFVETVLVGTGGNEIMRWRPQCGTRPIL; this is encoded by the coding sequence ATGGACCCGCGCCTGCTGGATCTCTACGAACACGAACTGCGCTATTTTCGTGAGAGCAGTGGCGAGTTCGCGCGCGCCTACCCCAAGATCGCCCGCCGCCTGGGCCTGGACGGCCCGGAGGTGGCCGATCCCTACGTCGAACGCCTGATCGAAGCCAGCGCCTTCCTGTCGGCGCGGGTGATGCTCAAGCTCAACGCCGAGTACCCCCGGTTTGCCGCCCAGCTGCTGGACATCGTCTATCCGCACTTCATGGCGCCGACCCCGGCCATGCTGGTCGCCGAATGCGCCCCAAAACGGGACGACACCGCCCTGGCCAGCGGTCCCGTCCTGCCCCGTGGCAGTGCCTTGCGGCTGCGCCGCGCGCTGGGGCAGAACACGCACTGCGAGTTCCGCACGGCGCAGGACGTGCGCATCTGGCCGATCGAGCTGACGCAGGCGCGCTGCTTCAGCCATGCCCCCGACCTGCCGTTGGCGCGCCATCCCGGCGCGCGCGCGGTGCGAGGGGGTCTGCGCCTGACGCTGCGCACGCAGGGCGGGCTGCCATTCAACCAGATGGCGCTCGACGAACTGGTGCTGTTCCTCGGGGGGGCTGGCGATGACGTGGCCTGGCCGCTGCTGGAATGCGCGCTGGCCGATCCGGTCGGGGTGCTGATTTGCGCGCCGCCGGCGGAGGGAGCGGTTGGCGCTGCGGTTCAACTCCTGGGCGTGCAGGGGGCGGACGCGATGGGTCCGGTCGGTTTTGCCGCCGATGAAGCCATGCTGCCGCCAACGGCAACGGGCTTTTCCGGCCATCGGCTGGTGCAGGAGTATTTTGCGTTCGCGCCGCGTTTTCAGTTCGTCCGCGTCACCGGCCTGGGCCAGGCCGTGGCCCGTGCGCCGGGCGACGTGCTGGAGTTGGTGCTGCTGTTCTCGCGTGCGCGCCCGGAGCTGGAAAGCCTGGTCACCTCCGAGCATGTTCGCCTGCATTGCGTGCCGGCGGTCAATCTGTTTCCCAAGCGGCTCGACCGTGTCGTGGTGACGGAGCAGGTGACCGAATTTCACTTGCTTGCAGACCGCACCCGTCCGCAGGACTTCGAGGTGCACAGCGTGACCGAGGTGATCGGGCACGGGGCCGCTCGCGCGCAGGCTGGTTCCGTGAACGACGAGCCTGGCGGGCACACCCAGGTTTTCCTGCCGTTCTATGCGGCATTTCATGGCAGCCGCCAGCAGCACCCGGCCTACTACGCCACCAGCCGCGAGCCGCGCCTGCCTTCCGTGCGCCAGCGCAGCCAGGGGCACCGAAGCAGCCACATCGGCTCCGAGCTGTACCTGCAATTGGTGGATGCCGATCAGGCGCCGTATGCCGGCACGCTGCGCCAGCTTTCGGTGCAGGCCTTGTGCACCAACCGCGATCTCCCGCTGATGGTGACGGCGGGCAGCGACACGCTGGAATGCGTGGATGCCTTCGGCTTGAGCGAGGTGCGCATCCTGAGCGGGCCATCGCGCCCCTTCTCCCCCGTGGTGAGCGACGGTCTGGGCTGGCGGGTGGTGGACCATCTGGCGCTGAATTACCTCTCGCTGGCCGACAGCAACGCCCAGGAGGGCGCGGCGGCGCTGCGCGAAATGCTGCAGCTGTACGCGGGGCAGGCCGACGAGTCGCGCCGGGGGCAGGTGCAGGGGCTGCTGTCGGTGGTGGCGCGCCCGGTGACGCGGCGTTTGCCCGTGGCGGGCCCCATCGCGTTCGGACGTGGACTGGAGGTCACGCTCACCGTGGACCCGAGGGCGTTTCACGGCCACAGCGTCTTTTTGTTCGGCGCGGTCCTGGCCCAGTACCTGGCGCGCCACGTGGAGGTGAATCACTTCGTCGAGACGGTGCTGGTTGGTACCGGTGGCAACGAGATCATGCGTTGGAGGCCGCAATGCGGAACCCGGCCGATCCTGTAG